The region AACATGCATGGGGCAGCTCATCGAAAATACGAATCCTGATCAAGTTCCCTTCAAAACATTTGATGCCCTCACCTGGGGTAAGCTTGTGTTTGAGCCCTGACGGTTCATCGATTCCAGCCATTCGCTTTTCCTTTGCCCCTTCCCCTAGAAGAATTTCTCTTTGCCCCAGCAAACTGTGCGGGCACGTAGAAGAACCGTACGCAGAAGGCACTCACCATGCATAGCAACCTACTCACCGCCACTGTGCTCGCGATTCTCTTAGGGGTTATGAGCGTCCATGCAAGGGCAGCGGAACCTAATTTCGAGAAGGACATTGCTCCGTATCTTCAAGCCAACTGCATTGGATGTCACGGTCCGAAGCTTCAGGAGGGCGAATTTCGGATCGACAATCTTTCGCCTAACGTCGGCTTCGAGAATACGCCGCAGTGGGCGGAGATCATGCAACGAATTACCACAGGCGAAATGCCCCCTGAATACGCCGATGACCTTCCATCGGTCGAGCAAAACAGTGAAATTGTCGAATGGCTGGCGGCCCGCATCGAAGAGGGCGAGACCGCACGAATGGCCCAGCGAGGACGAGTGACCTACAATCGCTTGACTCGCGACGAATATGTAAACACCGTTCGCGATCTGTTGGGCGTTCATTTTGACGCCACCGACCCGGGCGGTTTTCAAGAAGATCCGCAGTGGCATGGAATCGAAAAGGTTGGGTCGATTCTGACGCTGGCCCCATCGAACATCGAAAAGTATCTTGACGCAGCCGAAACGGTATTGGCGGAAGCCTATCCCGAACAAGAAGCCGAATTCATCGATGCCAGGCAGAGAGCCGTACCTGATCATCGTATCAACGATCGCCACCGACAGCGACTCACGGAACTGGGATTGATGGACAAGGTTCGCTTTGAAATGTGGGCCGGCGATCTCTATCGCGACGCCAACTTTCAGCCCCTTCCGTCCGCCGGCATCTACGAAATGAGTATTAAGCTCAGCGGACTCAAGCCAGACAACGGAAGAGCTCCGCGACTATACGTGTATGAAACCTCACTAGACCGAGTTCTTTTCGAGCAGGATATCATCGCCCCAGAAGAGGAGCCTGTCACCGTCACGTTCCGAACGCATTTGCCCAAGGGTCGACCGAGTGTTCATATCATTAACGAAATCCCTGGACTGTCGACCAACTTTCGATCTGGACGCCACGGCAGTCGTCCCTTCATCAGTACGGAGGACGGCCGCATTCCCTGGCAAATGAAGCTGACCGATCAGGCAGGAAAACCATTGCATCCGTTTCTGATCCTGGACTCCATTACCTGGCGTGGCCCCTTCATTACCGACCAAGAGCAACGCCGTCGCAAAGAGTATTGGCCTCAAGATGAAAGCGACTTAAAGCAGATTCGAGAAGGACTGCAAAACTTGGCGAGCCGCGCCTTTCGTCGCCCGGTGACCGACACCGAAATGGACACGTTCCTCGAAATTGTGCGGGAAGAGTTGACCGCGGGGGCCAGGCCGCGAGATGCGATTAAATCAGGTATGCTCACTATTCTCTGCTCGAAGAGCTTTCTCTACATCTCAGAAGGTGATGAGGACCAACTACGACAAACGCTCAACGATTGGGAGATCGCCTCCCGACTTTCGTATTTGTTTTGGAGCACGATGCCGGATGACGAGCTTTTCCAGCTTGCCGAAGAAGGGAAACTTCACGACAAACGCGTGCTGCGTCAACAGGTAAAACGGATGCTGGCCGATCCGAAAGCGGACCGTTTTTGCCAATCTTTTCCGAAACAATGGCTCCAACTGCGTTCGGTCGGGATGTTTCCACCCGATAAGGAGCTGTACCCCGAGTATGACTTGTCGCTAGAGCAGAGCATGGTCGAGGAGACAACGCGGTTTTTTCGTGAAGTCTTATATCAGGGACTAACCCTCCGCGAGTTCATTGAGTCGGATTGGACGATTGTCAACGCTCGCCTGGCGCAGTTTTATAATCTGCCCTTTAACATGGGACACGAATTCCAAAAGGTGGTGCTTCCCGCAGGCTCTCCGAGGGGCGGTCTCTTGACGCAAGCGTCTTTGCTTTCACTTTCTTCCGACGGCACGCGACATCGGCCAGTCCATCGCGGCAAGTACATCCTGGAGACCTTTTTTGGCAAATCGCCACCTCCACCCCCAGCCAACGTTGACCCAATTCCCACCAATCCGGTCGATTCCCCTAAGTCCACACTGCGCCAAAAACTAGAGGCGCATGTCCACGACGCGACATGCGCCTCGTGCCATCGCAAGATCGACCCACTCGGTCTGGCGTTTGAAAATTTCGATGCCATCGGTCGTTGGCGCAGTCATGAACAGGTTCAAGGAACCGGCGTAGATCCACCGGTCGATCCTTCCGGTCAATTGGCCGATGGGCGAAGGTTCGAAAGTCCGGGGCAGTTCAAGCAACTCATGATCGAGGACTTAGACAAATTCAATGCTGCTTTCATTGAGAAGCTGGCAACCTACGGAATGCGGCGGACCATGACATTTGAAGATCATGACGATCTAGACCAAATTGCCCTCGTAAGCCGTCAACACGACTATCGACTGCAAGATATTCTGGAAGCATTCGTGACATCCGACTTATTCCAGAAGCGTTAATCCTTTTTTGATACTGTTTTGCCAGGTGAGATTCGATGAGCAATATCAACACGAACCGATGGCGTATTAATCGGCGTCAGCTACTGCGAGGGGCAGGCGTATCATTGGCATTGCCACTGCTTAACGCGATGGAATCTCCTGTGCTCCACGCGGCTCCGCGTCCGGCTCCTACCCAAGCAAAGCGGAGTGTGTTTCTCTACATTCCCAACGGGGTCAACACGCTCACCTGGCAAATCGCAAAGGGAGGCACCGACTACGAATTCAGCGAGCCGATGAAATCGCTTGAGCGTCATCGGGCCGAGGTGACGCCGATCAGCGGCCTGCATCACCCAATGGTCCTGGGCAAGCATCACAACTGCGACAAGGTATGGCTCACAGGTGCCAATGTCCCGGCCGACGGCGGCGCGTTTCGTAACACGGTGTCAGCGGACCAGTTGATGGCCGAGGTCCATGGACCCTCTACTCGTTTCGCATCGTTGGAGCTCGCGATCGAAGGACATTCTCTGGCCTGGTCGCGTGACGGCATTCCCATTCCAGCTGAACGCAATACACGTACCGTGTTTAATCGCCTTTTCGGCGTCGAGTCGCGAAGCAAGAGCGAAGTTCGGCGTCAATTAAAGCGTCGAGGAAGTATCCTCGACGCAGTCTCGGAAGACGCTAATCGTGTGCTCGGAAAGCTGGGAACCGAAGATCGTTCCAAGCTCGACGAATACCTGACGGCCGTACGCCAGGTGGAAGTTCGCACGGCTCGGGCAGAATCATGGCTCGAGATACCTAAACCGAAGATTGATCCCAGCGAAGAGGCGAAGCTGACTCGAAAGCTCGACATGAGCCAGGTCACGGAATACTACCGCTTGTTCTTCGATCTGATGGTCCTCGCGCTGCGAACTGATTCCACACGAGTCATTACCTGCATGATTTGCAGTGAGTCGAACGGCGGAGCGATTCCTGATATTGGAATCTCGCAAACGCGCCACGGCCTTTCGCATCATAATGGAGACCCGGAACAGCTTCGTCGACTGACCGCGACCGATACCTTCCTGGTTGAGCAGTACAGTTACTTCCTCGATCAACTCAAAGCCCATCACGATAATGGCGTTTCTCTTCTCGATACGACGCAGGTCTTGTGGGGAAGCGGTATGGCGTACGGCCATAGTCATGGCAACGCGAATCTACCGACGATCCTTGCAGGGGGAAAAGCCCTCGGCATCAAACATGGCCAACATCTCGACTTCAACTTGCCCAAGATCGGCAAGTACGATGTCACTAATGCCGAAGGCCATTATCGAATCTGTTCTCGTCCGGTCGACAGCGACGCACGGCTGAGCAATCTGCTGCTGACAATGCTGCAGCGCATGGACGTGGAAGTGGATCAGTTCCAGGATAGCATCGAACCGATTTCTGAGATCCTCATTTAACCTGGCAGCCTGAAGTGATGTGTGACATTCCAATGGCAAACGCGAGTATGCTGAGATATCTTTTCTGCGCCATTATTATGATTTCGACCATCGCGGCTGGTCTGGGAGCGCAGGAACCACGCAAGTTTCGCACGGATGACAATCCAAATGAAACGCTGCCGTGGTTTCAGCTGGTAGACGGAGAGTTCCCGCCCGAAAATTCCGGTCACCGCATCTCAGGCGAGTTAATCTCGGTCGATCATGTCGAGCGAAAGTTCCAAATCCGTGTAGACCGCGACGACTCACAGGAAAGAGGAAGCTTTGATCTTCCCTTGGATGCTCAGATGCTACCCTACGGTGCCATTTATTTGAAAGGGGCTCCGGCGGCAATTCAAGATATTGCCTTGGGAACGCATCTCAACGGGGTTTTCTACGCAAAGCCCACTGAGGCCAACGGCAAGGACTCGTCCAAACAGGGAAGCAAGAAAGTCAAAACCGCGGATTTCAACCGCTGCTTTCGCTTGGAAGACGACTTCTCGTTCTACGCCCGTCAAAATATGCTGTGGAAAGTCGACGCCGTCAGCCTTGAAGAGAAAACCCTGACCGCAACCCTAGAGCAGAATGGTAAGCCTGTCGGAGAGCAATTCACGTTCGATCTCACCGAAGGTACTCGTGTGTTTCAGGGGATTGGGTTTACTTCACTCGAATCGATCCAAGCCGGGCAGGAAGTCCTCTTTAATCGAACCTGGGTGACCCTCTATGGACCTGGCCGTATCGAAGATCTTTGGCTGGACAAAATGAGCCGAGAGCAAGCGAGCCAACAACAGCTAGGCCGTCATCGCGTCTACACCCGTGATCGGGGGCTGGCTGGCTGGATCGATGCGGTCGACGACCACGAACGAATTGTCAGCATAACCTTCTTCGACGGAGTCGATTCCAGCCTGTTCGATGAACTAGAGGAAACCAATGACAGACGCCACGGTTGGCCTTTCTCTTACCCGGAAGATGACCCATCGGCTCCCAAAGGAGGCATTTGCGTTGCCAGAGATAGCCTGATGACCTACGACCCCGTGAACGACCGCAAAGGGGGCAATATCGTCAAATTCAGCTCAATATCGCAGCAGCCCGGCTGCAGTGGCGTCCAAATTCACGTGAAATGCGGAATGCTCTTGGAAGGATTTCGACCGGGTCGAGTCGTTCGTTTTTATCCCGCGAACTGGGAGGTCGTGGCCCTTCCACGCGAAGAGCGCTACTACGGACGTGAGTAATCCAGCAGAATTGTTTACTTTTGTTACAAACTTCGTGAGTCTTCTCTGCGAGAAGTGTTGAGAAATCGTCCTGCCTCCAATCCTCCCAAGAACGAATTTCTATGAAACTTTGCTACTATGTCGCCGTCGTCGCTCTCAGTTTTTTCATCTTCGCCTCTCCCCTCTTTTCGGAAGACGCCACCAGTGAAAAGCAAGTCCGCAAGATCACGCCAGGCAAAGTAATCATTCCGTTTGAGCGAATGCGACGCATCTGGGGGGAGCTGATCAGCATGGACTTGGAAACAAGGACTGGCACATTTCGCGCGGAGGGGGACGACAAGGTGTTCCACTTCACCGTGATGCCATACGCCGAACTGCTTCATCATGCGACGTATGGGGACCTTCAAGATTTTCGTATCGGCGAGCGAGCTATCTTCCGCATGCACGAAAACGAAAAAGGGGATTGGGTTTGGCTGACTTATATCCAAGACGAAATGAACATGCTCAACGGACACCGTGAGTATTACTTCGTCGACGAAATTGACGCGAGTAAACAAGAGATCACATTTACCCAAGCAAAGTTCGACAAAACATTCGTTCGCGAAACGAACCTAATCCTCAAGATCGATGACGAAACGAAGTTCTGGAAGCAGGGTGAACCAGCGAAATTAACCGACGTCAAGGTCGGAGATGCACTTCGAGCGAAGACCCATGGTCTGGGCAAAGGACGCAGTCGAATTGCTTGGCACATTTTCCTCGACGACGAAAGCTTGCAGAAATTTCAGTCGGAACAAATGCAAGTCCATGCACAACGCATGACCCAGGAAGGTCTACCAGGCTATGTCGATCAGGTCGAAGAAAACCAACTTCACATCACACTATTTCAAGAGGGACAAGCGTTGGCCAAGAATCTGAAAAAACAAATGACGGTCCGCGTCGCCGCGGCTGGGGTCGATCGAAAACCAAGCTCGGAACCCGTGATCGCCAAGGTTATTGGCGTTTCGAACAAAGGAAAACTCACCCACGTCCAACTATCTACCGACGACCCCCTCACAAACATCCAGGTAACGGGCCTGGCACGTCTTTGGTTGGAACCGTAACAATGCACCCTGCTTGCAGAGCATATTCCACTCTCTAACGTCTATCCCAGCTAAGCCTTTCAGGGAGTATGTCGGATGGTGACTGACCTGCTTCCCTTTTCTGTACCAGCTAAAGTGAGAAGATCCCGGGGCCAGGTTGCCCAGGGCGCTATGTGGTCGGTGTTGGTTGTAGGCGTATCGCCAGGGTTCTATCTTCTCCATGGCGTCCTCTAGTCAAAGAACCAATTTTCGTTCAGGCACTCTGCTCACGTTACCCTCAGAGTTCTGACGGATCATCTATTCATCTCCTTACGTCATTTTTGAAAACCGCGGTATCTGCACGCCATCGTTCATTGCCATGCGAGTCTGATCTGTCTGAAACCGTATCTGATTTTGGTCCTTCTCGGTCTTAGTGGTCGAAATGCCTGTATTCGTAAGTCTCTTCCGTATAGGGGCTTGTGACGACGATTTTCAGAAAGATTTTCCCTCCCGCCGCCCCCACTAAACCCACCTTGTCAATTTCGGTGAGGTGGGTTTTTCTTTGGACTTCCGCAGAAGGACTTAGAGTAGGATCTGTCTTGGAAGTGCTCTGATGTCAGATTTGATCGACAGGCTTTGGGGGCTAAGAGACGTTTTTGAAGATAGGTCGCTCTTGTCGAGTAATTAGATTTGCGCGAAGGATCTTTTTTGGGCGTGTGCTGCCTGAAAAAATGCTTCGTTTGGTCATCTGGCTGCATGAAACACACGAAGGTAGAGTTCCTCCAATTCCTGGTGGGAGACTTCGTTACCAGAGACCACCTCGACCATGCTTCCCTCGGCCATGACACCGATTCGATCTGCCAGGTCTCGTGCTCTGAATAGGTCGTGGGTTGCCATTAAGATCGCCATTCCTTGGCTTCGAAGCTGCAGAAGAATTTCTGAGAATTGATTCGCCGCGGCAGGGTCCAAGCCTGAGGTAGGCTCATCCAGGAGCAGGGCTTTGGCTTGTTTGGCGATCGCAATTGCAATCCCTACTTTCTGACGCATTCCTTTGGAGTAACTACGGACTGGTTTTCGAATTGCATCCATCGGTAAAGTCACTTGAGCAAGTAAAAGCTCCAGTTCATCTCGGCTGAATTCGCGTCCAGTCAACTCAGTGAAGAACTTTAGATTCTCGAGTCCAGTTAGATAGGGGTAAAGATTAACTATTTCCGGAATGTAGGCCAAATGGCTACGCGCTAGACTCGGTTGTTTCGCAACATCAATTCCGTCGACCAGGGCGCTGCCTGAGGTGGCCGATACGAAATCCATGAACAGCTTGATCGTAGTTGACTTGCCGGCGCCGTTGCCTCCCAGAAGGCAAAACAGTTCGCCCGGATCGACTGTTAAGTTTAAACAGTCCAAGGCGACATGATCGCCATAGTGTTTACTCAATTCGATTGCTTGTAGCATGGCCGCTCCGAATATTGTTCTAGAAAAAGGATGCGAGTCACCGATCGCTTAAACTTTACGTAGGCGGATCCAACCGAACAGAAAGAGTCCGACCGTCCACGCGACAATCGCCAAGTTGCATTGCAGAAGTAGAGAGAGTCGAAGAGGCATATCATCTGTCCGCTCGGCAAATGCAGGAATCGCTGCAAAAGATTTCTCGGTCAGTTCGCCACGCTGCATCATCAGCGGTTGAAAATAGCTTTTAAATTGCTCGTCATAGTGCAATGCATGTTCAGCAAACGTCGCGTACTGATAGAGCCCTGTGCCGGCCAGTTCGTCCATCACCGTCTTGGCGGCTAACGCAGGATCAAGAAGGCTTAGACGCTCAACGACCAGTCTCCGTTGTTGAATTTGTGAAAGCCGAGTTGCCAACAGAGGCTGCATTTGTCGGTCGACTTCTTCTCGAATCGCATCCCAACGCGTCTGTCCGTAAGGATCCTCTTTCTTGGAAGGGCGTGTCACCTCGGGATGCGTGTCATAGTATGCATCGAGGAGACGTCTTAAATCGTTTTCGGCTTGCTCCCGCAGGAGGCGTTCTTGAGTAATCAAGTAGGTGTTTTCTATGACCGGAAATTGTTTCTCTGCCAGGCGGGCGAGCGTGGTCGGGAACAAGATAGTCAGGAGGGCCCACAGCAAAGTAAGCAGCATCACCGACGCGACCGAAGAGATCTTCAGCGCGTTTATCGCCCAAGCTAATCCCAGCCAAAATGCGGTGTAGGCGACAACAAAAACACACCATAACCCCAATGAAACAGCGGCGGGCGAAGAGAAAAGGAACGCAGTGAACACATGGATGCCGATGAGCAGTCCTCCCAGGCCCAATCCACAAACTAAGAATCGGAAAAGAAAATAGATGCGGATCTCTTTCACGCTGAGCTGTAAAAGGGACGACGTTCCCAACTCTTGTTCGCTAGAGACAATATCGTAAGTTAGCACGATCAGCGTCAGTGGAAGAATGATTAAAATGAATGCCGCTGCATCCCATGGCCCGGTAAGTCGACGGAACGGACTGGCGATGTCTTCACGCTCTAGGTTTTGACGTCGCGAGTGTGCCGTGATGCGGTATCGACTGGGCCAAATATCGCTGTAACCAACCGACAAGATCGCTAGCGGACGAGGAAGATAGGACGCGCTGTCGATTCCCCCGGAATAGGCCAGGGATGTCGGCAGCTTGGCAATCATTCGCTGTGTTCTGATCTTCCGTTGGGCCTTGGAATCGTCATTATTAGGTTCGTCGGTTGTAAATGCAGAGCGATATACTTCGTTGCGTTCCGCTTCCATTTCACGTAAGTCAGATATCTCTTGGCGAACCTTCAGTGCCTGAACAGCACCTAGGCCGTGAGAAACTGCAGCGAGGATAGCGAACGTCATCAATAGCCAGCGGTTGCGTTTTCGTGCCCAAAAGTGCCGGATCGCCCATTGAAACAGAGTGAACCAGTGAGTTTGGGATGATGTTTTTTCGACCGCGCTATGTGACATGACTAGGAGTCCACCAGAGAAAGCACATCGCCATGATCAGCCAGCAAGTTAGGATCACAAGTCGCCAACCTTGGCTGCGTAAAGTGAACGCCAGACTGGGTAACTCATACCCGAATCTTCCGACTCGTTTCCACAGGCCTCCTCCTTGGTCGGCGCTGCTTCTTTGTGAGGATTTGATTGCGTAGGCCGCATTCACCACGGCGACCAGATGCTGGCGATACTTTTCGGCCTGGTCGGAAAGGTGTTCATGGCTAACCAGATCGGTCATCGTCAACGCCATCGACATACCTCGCATACTATGAAACGGTGAGATCGCCCCAATGCAATCTACAACGCATGCCTGCCGTTGAAGATTGACTCGCAAACGTGCTTCATTCTCGGCATGAAGCTTGTCCGTGAATTTCTCAGCTTCCTGCATGAAAACGCCATCGAAGTTCACCGGCAGGTCTTTTTTATTGGTAACTCCATATTTCGTGAAAAGCTGTTGTTCGACCTCTTCGTGAAGCGCCATGAATATGCTTTTGCTTTGGCCATCTTTTTCTATGTACTGCCGATCATCTGCCCACTTCTTAAATGTCTCTTGGGAGGGTAGCGGGTAGGTCGCGGAAGCAACTTGAGTGGCAATCGTGGGCAGCAGAAAGACCATTGTTAGCCACAGTCCAAGAAGTGCGACGAGGGCCGTTCCCGACGAATGAACCCGTGCAGAAGTTGCCGTACAGATGGCACTCCAAATCACCACATAAATCAATGTGGCAAGGCACATCAGCACCGACCGAGCGAAGATATTGCTACCCAACGTTTCCGAATTCGGCAAGCTGAAACTGGCATAAAGGTGATACGCAATGCTTAAAAAAAAGGGAGAGATGGTCAACATGATCAAACTGGTCGCGGCCACGACTTTGCCGAGTAGTAAAGCTCTCCAAGGGACTCCCTGGACTAAAATCATAGAAAGTGTGCCCGATGCCCTCTCTTGCGATATGGAGGCGAAGCCGACAGCAATTGCCAGAAGCGGGATCGTGGCATAGACGATTGTGGCTGGGCTACGGAACGTTTGTCGTATCGGGTTGCACCAATCGGAATCCGCCGCATTCGTTAGATGGTGTCGAACATGTGCCTCGATCCGAAGCGTAGAACCAAGATGGGGTGTCATTCCCGGATCGACACCTGCCAGTGGTGACACCGGCGAGTACAGATACGTGCCATGATGGGCGGCCCCATGTGGGTCACGATCTCCTTGGTTCAGCCAATTTTCATGGGCCGCTGCTTGAGCAACTTCTGTTGAGACTTTGATCTCACGATATGCACGTGCTGCGAAAATGAATTCGGCGGCAAGAATGCAGAACAACGCCAGGCAACTGACGAGTATCCACCGCTCAGCCTTGTAGGTGTGAAACTCATGCTTGATCAGGGTCAGGAGTCGTCTTGGTTCTTCTCCGAAACGATTCATGGTGTCACCTCACATGCCTGCTCATCGTCGGCTGCTTTCTTCGGGGCACGCGTATTCCCCAGAAAGCCAGCTGTGAGCAAAACAACAGAACCGACTCCACCCCACATGCCGATCAACCCGTTTCCTGCAAATAGACGCTCGACATAGGCACCGGGATCAATTAATGCCACCAGAACCGGAAAGCTTGCACCCCATAGGCAACCCCCCAGAACCGATAAAGGAATACTCTGCCCTGCCCGGTGCGACCGCTGCATTGAATGAGCGACGATAAGCCCTAGCCCCGACCAGACCAATGCATGAATCAACACAGCCGTTATCAGATTCTGGGTCCCGACTTGATGCATCCGAAATGCCATACAGGCCATCATCAGGCAGACCCCACCAATAGTCACCGCAAGGAAAAGAGATCGAATTGGCTTGGAAGGCCACTTGTGAGTCGAGTCTCGCGAGATCGCATTAAGTCCCCAAGAGGCGAAGAGTATCAGTAGAGACAATCCAACTCCAGTTAATAGAGCAT is a window of Bremerella sp. TYQ1 DNA encoding:
- a CDS encoding DUF1592 domain-containing protein, with translation MHSNLLTATVLAILLGVMSVHARAAEPNFEKDIAPYLQANCIGCHGPKLQEGEFRIDNLSPNVGFENTPQWAEIMQRITTGEMPPEYADDLPSVEQNSEIVEWLAARIEEGETARMAQRGRVTYNRLTRDEYVNTVRDLLGVHFDATDPGGFQEDPQWHGIEKVGSILTLAPSNIEKYLDAAETVLAEAYPEQEAEFIDARQRAVPDHRINDRHRQRLTELGLMDKVRFEMWAGDLYRDANFQPLPSAGIYEMSIKLSGLKPDNGRAPRLYVYETSLDRVLFEQDIIAPEEEPVTVTFRTHLPKGRPSVHIINEIPGLSTNFRSGRHGSRPFISTEDGRIPWQMKLTDQAGKPLHPFLILDSITWRGPFITDQEQRRRKEYWPQDESDLKQIREGLQNLASRAFRRPVTDTEMDTFLEIVREELTAGARPRDAIKSGMLTILCSKSFLYISEGDEDQLRQTLNDWEIASRLSYLFWSTMPDDELFQLAEEGKLHDKRVLRQQVKRMLADPKADRFCQSFPKQWLQLRSVGMFPPDKELYPEYDLSLEQSMVEETTRFFREVLYQGLTLREFIESDWTIVNARLAQFYNLPFNMGHEFQKVVLPAGSPRGGLLTQASLLSLSSDGTRHRPVHRGKYILETFFGKSPPPPPANVDPIPTNPVDSPKSTLRQKLEAHVHDATCASCHRKIDPLGLAFENFDAIGRWRSHEQVQGTGVDPPVDPSGQLADGRRFESPGQFKQLMIEDLDKFNAAFIEKLATYGMRRTMTFEDHDDLDQIALVSRQHDYRLQDILEAFVTSDLFQKR
- a CDS encoding DUF1552 domain-containing protein; this translates as MSNINTNRWRINRRQLLRGAGVSLALPLLNAMESPVLHAAPRPAPTQAKRSVFLYIPNGVNTLTWQIAKGGTDYEFSEPMKSLERHRAEVTPISGLHHPMVLGKHHNCDKVWLTGANVPADGGAFRNTVSADQLMAEVHGPSTRFASLELAIEGHSLAWSRDGIPIPAERNTRTVFNRLFGVESRSKSEVRRQLKRRGSILDAVSEDANRVLGKLGTEDRSKLDEYLTAVRQVEVRTARAESWLEIPKPKIDPSEEAKLTRKLDMSQVTEYYRLFFDLMVLALRTDSTRVITCMICSESNGGAIPDIGISQTRHGLSHHNGDPEQLRRLTATDTFLVEQYSYFLDQLKAHHDNGVSLLDTTQVLWGSGMAYGHSHGNANLPTILAGGKALGIKHGQHLDFNLPKIGKYDVTNAEGHYRICSRPVDSDARLSNLLLTMLQRMDVEVDQFQDSIEPISEILI
- a CDS encoding ABC transporter ATP-binding protein, whose amino-acid sequence is MLQAIELSKHYGDHVALDCLNLTVDPGELFCLLGGNGAGKSTTIKLFMDFVSATSGSALVDGIDVAKQPSLARSHLAYIPEIVNLYPYLTGLENLKFFTELTGREFSRDELELLLAQVTLPMDAIRKPVRSYSKGMRQKVGIAIAIAKQAKALLLDEPTSGLDPAAANQFSEILLQLRSQGMAILMATHDLFRARDLADRIGVMAEGSMVEVVSGNEVSHQELEELYLRVFHAAR
- a CDS encoding DUF3526 domain-containing protein translates to MSHSAVEKTSSQTHWFTLFQWAIRHFWARKRNRWLLMTFAILAAVSHGLGAVQALKVRQEISDLREMEAERNEVYRSAFTTDEPNNDDSKAQRKIRTQRMIAKLPTSLAYSGGIDSASYLPRPLAILSVGYSDIWPSRYRITAHSRRQNLEREDIASPFRRLTGPWDAAAFILIILPLTLIVLTYDIVSSEQELGTSSLLQLSVKEIRIYFLFRFLVCGLGLGGLLIGIHVFTAFLFSSPAAVSLGLWCVFVVAYTAFWLGLAWAINALKISSVASVMLLTLLWALLTILFPTTLARLAEKQFPVIENTYLITQERLLREQAENDLRRLLDAYYDTHPEVTRPSKKEDPYGQTRWDAIREEVDRQMQPLLATRLSQIQQRRLVVERLSLLDPALAAKTVMDELAGTGLYQYATFAEHALHYDEQFKSYFQPLMMQRGELTEKSFAAIPAFAERTDDMPLRLSLLLQCNLAIVAWTVGLFLFGWIRLRKV
- a CDS encoding ABC transporter permease subunit — its product is MNRFGEEPRRLLTLIKHEFHTYKAERWILVSCLALFCILAAEFIFAARAYREIKVSTEVAQAAAHENWLNQGDRDPHGAAHHGTYLYSPVSPLAGVDPGMTPHLGSTLRIEAHVRHHLTNAADSDWCNPIRQTFRSPATIVYATIPLLAIAVGFASISQERASGTLSMILVQGVPWRALLLGKVVAATSLIMLTISPFFLSIAYHLYASFSLPNSETLGSNIFARSVLMCLATLIYVVIWSAICTATSARVHSSGTALVALLGLWLTMVFLLPTIATQVASATYPLPSQETFKKWADDRQYIEKDGQSKSIFMALHEEVEQQLFTKYGVTNKKDLPVNFDGVFMQEAEKFTDKLHAENEARLRVNLQRQACVVDCIGAISPFHSMRGMSMALTMTDLVSHEHLSDQAEKYRQHLVAVVNAAYAIKSSQRSSADQGGGLWKRVGRFGYELPSLAFTLRSQGWRLVILTCWLIMAMCFLWWTPSHVT